Genomic window (Candidatus Methylacidiphilales bacterium):
CGGACTGGCAGGGTCCGCTTTGGGTGTGGCTTTTGGTTTGCTGACAGTTTCCTACCGGAACCAATTCCTCGACTGGCTGAACGGAACCTTCCACATCCAGGTTTTTCCCGTTGAGATTTATAATTTTACGCGCATTCCCGCCGTGGTGGACGGGTCTTCCATTGCCTGGATCGCGATCCTGGGCGTCATTCTCAGCACGGCGGCGGCGCTGGTGCCCGCGTTTGCGGCGCTGCGGGTTGATCCGGCGACTTCCCTGCACTCCGAATGAAAACGCTCGAATTACACAATCTCAGCAAATCGTTTGCCTTTGGCCGGAGCCATGAAGTCCGGGTCTTGAAGGACATCAACGCATCGATTCCGGCGGAGGGCACGGTTTCAATCCGGGGCAGTTCGGGTTCAGGGAAGACGACGCTATTGAATGTGCTGGGCGGCCTGGTGCATCCCTCCGATGGGCGGTTGATGTGGGACGGGAAGTCGGTCT
Coding sequences:
- a CDS encoding ATP-binding cassette domain-containing protein, producing MKTLELHNLSKSFAFGRSHEVRVLKDINASIPAEGTVSIRGSSGSGKTTLLNVLGGLVHPSDGRLMWDGKSVYEQGRESLVQWRSRMAGFIFQSYHLMPELNIRENVLLPAWFLGMDQRGRAEELIELV